One Marinitoga litoralis DNA segment encodes these proteins:
- a CDS encoding alpha/beta hydrolase, with product MNKEMIKKIYAIIVIIFSFIWGGVILLYGLVLYYILYIMNLLFRKLPIDAKDYKGPYTYTYKIVEKNELKLDIYYPKVIKEKYPVVFFTHGGGWVSGFRNQRNNISWCRYLASKGFAVVSIDYRLGISHTMNDILSDYTDALNYIKKNANKLYLDKDNIVLMGLSAGGHLTLLYYAYNTFLNIADKISGIKGLVLYYTPGNLMQLFDKNVKSVFAKVATVTALKGLPNKTKEGEYIYYSPFFWINENMKPVLLVHGQNDRTVPVSSSKELFKRLKEKGVEAKILIHNTGDHAFEFENNDVQTIRILNETVKFIRRLTEYED from the coding sequence ATGAATAAAGAAATGATTAAAAAAATATATGCTATAATAGTTATAATTTTTTCTTTTATATGGGGTGGAGTTATTTTATTATATGGATTAGTACTTTATTATATATTATACATCATGAACTTATTATTTAGAAAATTACCGATAGATGCTAAGGATTATAAGGGTCCGTATACTTATACATATAAAATAGTTGAAAAAAATGAATTAAAACTAGATATATACTATCCTAAAGTAATAAAAGAAAAATATCCTGTTGTTTTTTTTACACATGGTGGAGGATGGGTTTCGGGATTTAGAAATCAAAGAAATAATATTTCTTGGTGTAGATATTTGGCCTCAAAAGGTTTTGCTGTTGTATCTATAGACTATAGACTTGGAATATCCCATACGATGAATGATATTTTATCTGATTATACCGATGCATTAAATTATATCAAAAAAAATGCAAATAAATTATATTTGGATAAAGATAATATAGTTTTAATGGGTTTATCGGCAGGTGGTCATCTAACGTTATTATACTATGCATATAATACTTTTTTGAATATTGCAGATAAAATTTCAGGAATAAAAGGATTAGTGTTATATTATACACCAGGTAATTTAATGCAATTATTTGATAAGAATGTAAAATCAGTATTTGCAAAGGTTGCTACTGTAACAGCATTAAAAGGATTACCAAATAAAACTAAAGAAGGAGAATATATATATTATTCACCATTCTTTTGGATAAATGAAAATATGAAACCAGTATTATTAGTTCATGGTCAAAATGATAGAACAGTTCCTGTCTCTTCATCTAAAGAATTATTTAAAAGATTAAAAGAAAAAGGAGTAGAAGCTAAAATACTTATACATAATACTGGAGATCATGCTTTTGAATTTGAAAATAATGATGTACAAACAATTAGAATATTAAATGAAACTGTAAAATTTATAAGGAGATTGACCGAATATGAAGATTGA
- a CDS encoding TolC family protein — protein MKKNFVLLLTVFNLFIVAYGENNIKNTFLNYEDAYKYYVSILNSNHEIKNESILEKYSDFLPYISYNFSFGGDKISKVDLNTSSINFSWNVFRSDFSDKAQMNKLNKQIATLSEENIKENNILYFKNLFYNAYYLQNYIEFLEKEYSKLSDIPITNKIEELKKYLTKKKLEISLKENYESLYNYKNMLIKNLNLEMQKEFKLRYSGKYYMLKKFQEIIKNIQYKPVKVF, from the coding sequence ATGAAAAAAAATTTTGTTTTATTATTAACAGTTTTTAATTTATTTATTGTTGCATATGGAGAAAATAACATTAAAAATACTTTTTTGAATTATGAAGATGCATATAAATATTATGTCTCAATTTTAAATTCAAACCATGAAATAAAAAACGAAAGCATTCTAGAAAAATATAGTGATTTTTTACCATATATATCATATAATTTTTCTTTTGGCGGGGATAAAATAAGTAAAGTGGATTTAAATACATCATCGATAAATTTTTCATGGAATGTATTTAGATCAGATTTCAGCGATAAAGCACAAATGAATAAATTAAATAAGCAAATAGCAACTTTAAGTGAAGAAAACATAAAAGAGAACAATATTTTATATTTTAAAAACTTATTTTATAATGCTTATTATCTTCAAAATTATATAGAATTTTTAGAAAAAGAATATAGTAAATTAAGCGATATTCCAATAACTAATAAGATTGAAGAATTAAAAAAATATCTAACAAAAAAGAAACTAGAAATATCATTAAAAGAAAATTATGAATCATTATATAATTATAAAAATATGCTTATAAAAAATTTAAATTTAGAAATGCAGAAAGAATTTAAGCTAAGATATTCAGGAAAATATTATATGTTAAAAAAATTCCAAGAAATTATAAAAAATATACAATATAAACCTGTGAAAGTTTTTTAG
- a CDS encoding alpha/beta hydrolase has protein sequence MKIDFSYEKKKIDYISGFIFKGKHYRCNYVRFKTLYKNPVEGTETVELYNFEPKDKILASAMILHGLGSANIKYMIWLARRLASVGINTTILILPGNYTRVDKNSVSGRSYLWPDLNLMYRFWEHGVVDTLSTLDLLKQEGYWKKENILIGYCLGGMIGTIVEALNPQLKHFLLMTTGGNLPEVLYNSPATKFVRNLIKKGFKDEYDLHNPEKIYQIYNEQFSIVKNMSLNEIIFSDKIHPLFRVDPLSYAHLIDPSKVMFVEAMFDKTLSKKSRKSLYKEFKGAKYYLIPSGHVTWLPFEFLLAKNVISKLNIEDLRLRSRLYGFDEIDEALDEGVNKR, from the coding sequence ATGAAGATTGATTTTTCATATGAAAAGAAAAAAATAGATTATATTTCCGGTTTTATATTTAAAGGAAAACATTATAGATGTAATTATGTAAGGTTTAAAACATTATATAAAAATCCAGTAGAGGGTACAGAAACAGTTGAATTATATAACTTTGAACCAAAAGATAAAATATTAGCATCGGCCATGATATTACATGGCTTAGGTAGTGCTAATATTAAATATATGATATGGCTTGCTCGAAGATTAGCAAGTGTAGGTATAAACACTACTATACTAATTTTACCGGGTAATTATACACGAGTAGATAAAAACTCTGTAAGTGGTAGAAGTTATTTATGGCCAGATTTAAATCTTATGTATAGATTTTGGGAGCATGGTGTAGTTGATACATTATCTACTTTAGATTTACTAAAACAAGAAGGATATTGGAAAAAAGAAAATATTTTAATAGGGTATTGTTTAGGAGGAATGATAGGTACAATAGTAGAAGCGTTAAACCCTCAATTAAAACATTTCCTATTAATGACAACAGGGGGGAATTTACCAGAAGTATTATACAATTCTCCAGCAACAAAGTTTGTTAGAAATTTGATAAAAAAAGGATTTAAAGATGAGTATGATTTACATAATCCAGAAAAAATATATCAAATATACAATGAACAATTTTCTATAGTAAAAAATATGTCATTAAATGAAATAATTTTTTCAGATAAAATACATCCATTGTTTAGAGTTGATCCATTATCTTATGCACATTTAATTGATCCATCTAAAGTTATGTTTGTAGAAGCAATGTTTGATAAAACTTTATCCAAAAAAAGTAGAAAATCATTGTATAAAGAATTTAAAGGAGCAAAATATTATCTTATTCCTAGTGGGCATGTTACGTGGCTTCCATTTGAATTTTTATTGGCAAAAAATGTAATTTCTAAATTAAATATTGAAGATCTTAGACTAAGATCTAGATTATATGGTTTTGATGAAATAGATGAAGCTTTAGATGAAGGGGTAAATAAAAGATAG
- a CDS encoding GGDEF domain-containing protein: MKKVFDYQMTISILLSTILFLLFPISFNFQIDKVLLVILLTFISDNINVKWKNRNRLVSNVPGFIVSYLFGPEYIFLSSIITLFRIDNINIEKRIKKFFVYFSMYYGSYLLVHNLNSNIYIKLLLFAVFAKIINSLITDIFKFKIEIFVVELLFFLSSLPSIYLYLISENNIVKYYFLFQNLLLLIIYYFITKYIYEKEEESIKKNRLNKFNEIMFEFSNLLYSKTLHFSDEKLFFDVSKFLHEKFGFNYVLISKIDYEKDLIERVAYAGFSEEEFASLKKKKVKASEIINSIFKKNEYRFGEVYFIPNIANEINSDNYFIMENNVNVETFSDKDYIWDPKDLLIITIRDKEDNIFGYISCDSPNNRLRPTKEEMLILSVLGRIISMILSHKGHYLEMKNLSELDPMTKLYNSSKLNADLTYYEINKKIISLAFLDLDDFKKINDTYGHLKGDEILKEVSEIIKSSIRETDKAYRYGGDEFVIIFENVDKYKAKRIIERIKEKLTEKEITFSVGIVDDKKIPIKDLIKKADEKAYIAKRKGKNRIIW; encoded by the coding sequence ATGAAAAAAGTATTTGACTATCAAATGACAATATCTATATTATTAAGTACAATATTATTTTTGTTATTTCCAATATCATTTAATTTTCAAATTGACAAAGTTTTGTTGGTAATATTATTAACCTTTATATCTGATAATATTAATGTAAAGTGGAAAAATAGAAATAGATTAGTTTCAAATGTTCCAGGGTTTATAGTTTCGTATTTATTTGGTCCTGAATATATATTTTTATCATCCATAATAACATTATTTAGAATAGATAATATAAACATAGAAAAAAGGATAAAAAAATTCTTTGTTTATTTTTCTATGTATTATGGTTCATATTTATTAGTGCACAATCTAAATTCAAATATATATATAAAATTATTGTTATTTGCAGTATTTGCAAAAATAATAAATTCTCTAATTACGGATATTTTTAAATTTAAAATAGAAATATTTGTTGTAGAATTGTTGTTTTTCTTAAGTTCTCTTCCAAGTATTTATTTATATTTAATAAGCGAAAATAATATAGTTAAATATTATTTCTTATTCCAGAATTTGCTTTTATTAATTATATATTATTTTATTACTAAGTACATATATGAAAAAGAAGAGGAGTCTATAAAGAAAAATAGATTAAATAAATTTAATGAAATAATGTTTGAATTTTCTAATTTGCTGTATTCTAAGACATTACATTTTTCTGATGAAAAATTATTCTTTGATGTTTCAAAATTTCTTCATGAAAAATTTGGATTTAATTATGTATTAATATCAAAAATAGATTATGAAAAAGATTTAATTGAAAGAGTTGCTTATGCTGGTTTTTCAGAAGAAGAATTTGCTTCATTAAAAAAGAAAAAAGTAAAGGCATCAGAAATTATTAATAGTATTTTTAAAAAAAATGAATATAGATTTGGTGAAGTGTATTTTATTCCAAATATTGCAAATGAAATTAATAGTGATAATTATTTTATCATGGAAAACAATGTTAATGTCGAAACATTTTCAGATAAAGATTATATATGGGATCCGAAGGATTTATTAATTATAACTATTAGAGATAAGGAAGATAATATATTTGGCTATATATCCTGTGATTCACCTAATAATAGATTAAGACCAACAAAAGAAGAAATGTTAATTTTATCAGTTTTAGGAAGAATTATTTCTATGATTTTATCTCACAAGGGACATTATCTTGAAATGAAAAATTTGAGTGAATTAGATCCAATGACAAAATTATATAATTCATCAAAATTAAATGCAGATTTAACCTATTATGAAATAAACAAAAAAATAATATCTTTAGCCTTTTTAGATTTAGATGATTTTAAAAAGATAAATGATACATATGGCCATTTGAAAGGTGATGAAATACTTAAGGAAGTATCTGAAATTATTAAATCATCTATTAGAGAAACAGATAAGGCATATAGATATGGCGGAGATGAATTTGTAATTATATTTGAAAATGTTGATAAGTATAAAGCAAAAAGAATTATAGAAAGAATAAAGGAAAAACTAACTGAAAAAGAAATTACATTTAGTGTTGGAATAGTCGATGATAAAAAAATTCCAATTAAAGATTTAATAAAAAAAGCAGATGAAAAAGCTTATATAGCTAAAAGGAAAGGGAAAAATAGAATTATTTGGTAA
- a CDS encoding PadR family transcriptional regulator translates to MDPVNNKCKVFNKSGKLICDLLLILIAENPSYGYELSNRLCEMGITIPEGIGQKGRVYRALSDLEKNNEIEFDWDMTASPPRKVYKITKKGKERIKNFIIEMEEQIEVLKNFVNKAKENI, encoded by the coding sequence ATGGATCCGGTGAATAATAAATGTAAAGTATTTAATAAGAGTGGGAAGTTAATTTGTGATTTATTACTTATCTTAATAGCAGAAAATCCAAGTTATGGATATGAATTATCCAATAGATTATGTGAGATGGGAATTACTATTCCTGAAGGAATAGGTCAAAAAGGAAGAGTATATAGGGCATTATCTGACCTTGAAAAAAATAATGAAATTGAGTTTGATTGGGATATGACAGCTAGTCCTCCTAGAAAAGTGTATAAGATTACAAAAAAAGGAAAAGAAAGGATTAAAAATTTTATTATAGAGATGGAAGAACAAATAGAGGTATTAAAAAACTTTGTGAATAAAGCAAAAGAAAATATATAA
- the pdo gene encoding protein disulfide oxidoreductase, whose amino-acid sequence MERLLDDKTLEQVKDLLSEMKGRVKIIFFEKENCEYCDVTKQLYTELKEGVENVDLDVHHIDSPIAEEYNIDKTLAPATVILASNGSDLGVRFYGIPSGHEFSTLLQDLILLSKNGEVEFAEDTVNKLKAIDKKIRLRVFVTPTCPYCPRAVLSAHQAAMINENINGEMIEANEFYDISTKHNVSSVPHTVIEVFENDEWVVKGEFIGAYPEPNFVEEVLKAVEG is encoded by the coding sequence GTGGAAAGATTATTAGATGACAAAACATTAGAACAAGTAAAGGACTTATTATCAGAAATGAAAGGCAGAGTAAAAATAATATTCTTTGAAAAAGAAAATTGTGAATATTGTGATGTTACAAAGCAATTATACACAGAATTAAAAGAAGGAGTAGAAAACGTAGATTTAGATGTTCATCACATAGATTCACCTATTGCAGAAGAATATAATATTGATAAGACATTAGCTCCTGCAACAGTAATCTTAGCTTCAAATGGTTCTGATTTGGGTGTTAGATTCTATGGAATTCCTTCAGGACATGAATTTAGTACATTATTACAAGATTTAATATTATTATCCAAAAATGGTGAAGTAGAATTTGCGGAAGATACAGTTAATAAATTAAAAGCAATTGATAAAAAAATTAGATTAAGAGTATTTGTAACACCAACATGTCCATACTGTCCAAGAGCAGTTTTATCAGCTCATCAAGCTGCAATGATTAATGAAAATATAAACGGTGAAATGATTGAAGCTAATGAATTTTATGATATATCAACGAAACACAATGTAAGTTCAGTTCCACATACTGTTATTGAAGTATTTGAAAATGATGAATGGGTAGTAAAAGGAGAATTCATTGGTGCATATCCAGAACCAAACTTTGTAGAAGAAGTATTAAAAGCTGTGGAGGGATAA
- a CDS encoding HD domain-containing phosphohydrolase produces MKKILLLLLIVLNIIMIFPITIGLYPSDPIVVDEENGFLNEIIKYIMDKNSVEYNIIIDSQSNLFEKLSNNEIDAVAPLGYTEERAEKYYFNHEPLFFEWAVVYIREGLNLNSVLDLANKKIGVMKTDIFYEGKDGIKDILEGFKINAEFIEFNDYNEILKNLNNGEIDVGVIPRFFGLSEEKKYSNIVKTTIIFKPISVHIMFRKNNNLKVIFDKFDSELKKIKEDKSSIYYILFEKYFGSYSKEEIPGWLKILILIILIIGIFIVSIFYANSKILKKMVDEKTKELNETLSDLEQNIKELNNSKNLIEKIVDLSPNPLIIKDLKQNIVFCNNSFARLFNKQKEDMINRNLLDIFNDINEQLKEKTIIKDFEIITQERKNITSRINLTINNKEYYFIDYRSSINISDEEIGLLTLWVDITENVKQQKELEKLNEKILNMIDIIQKLGDSDIEIEKYFDELLNLAIKLSENAESGSLSIAEGDSWKYISAVGHDIDILKDLNLKKEYMIQTDEDLKIFKSDELEKYNIEKFKNEIDRDKFFKAIKPVKEVMIATVSIDNDKLLSFALDILKDSEKQFDENDKKIFQALINIAKNNLKLKLNIDQVKNAYLNFARKLAVIAEAHDDITGEHIYRVGELAYFIATKLKLPKEKLVEIKEFSPLHDIGKIFIPLEILNKKSRLSDEEFEIMKKHTLYAKRLLGEDPYFDTALKIALYHHEKYNGGGYPFNIKGDEIPIEAQIVSLVDVYDALRSKRPYKDAFSHEKVIEIILNGDERTSPKDFNPLILKILKEYSIEIKTIYDAFSD; encoded by the coding sequence ATGAAAAAAATATTATTATTGTTATTGATTGTATTAAATATAATCATGATTTTTCCTATAACTATAGGATTATATCCATCAGATCCTATTGTTGTTGATGAAGAAAATGGATTTTTAAACGAAATTATTAAATATATTATGGATAAAAATTCAGTAGAATATAACATAATAATCGATTCACAATCAAATTTATTTGAAAAATTATCTAATAATGAGATAGATGCAGTAGCTCCACTTGGTTATACGGAAGAAAGAGCAGAAAAATATTATTTTAATCATGAACCGTTGTTTTTTGAATGGGCTGTAGTATATATCAGGGAAGGTTTAAATTTGAATAGTGTTTTAGACTTAGCAAATAAAAAAATAGGTGTTATGAAAACTGATATATTTTATGAAGGTAAAGATGGAATAAAAGATATATTAGAAGGTTTTAAAATTAATGCTGAGTTTATTGAATTTAATGATTATAACGAAATATTAAAAAATTTAAATAACGGAGAGATTGATGTAGGAGTTATTCCAAGATTTTTTGGATTAAGCGAAGAAAAGAAATATAGTAATATAGTAAAAACAACGATTATTTTTAAACCTATTTCGGTGCATATTATGTTTAGAAAAAACAATAATCTTAAAGTTATTTTTGATAAATTTGATAGCGAGCTTAAAAAGATTAAAGAAGATAAATCATCAATTTATTATATACTTTTTGAAAAATATTTTGGATCATATTCTAAAGAAGAAATACCTGGTTGGTTAAAAATCTTAATTTTAATAATTCTAATAATTGGAATTTTTATTGTATCTATATTTTATGCTAATTCAAAAATCTTGAAAAAAATGGTAGATGAAAAAACTAAAGAGTTAAATGAAACGTTATCTGATTTAGAACAAAATATAAAAGAACTTAATAACTCAAAAAATCTTATAGAAAAAATAGTTGATTTATCTCCTAATCCATTGATTATAAAAGACTTAAAACAAAATATAGTATTTTGCAATAATTCTTTTGCTAGGTTGTTTAATAAACAGAAAGAAGATATGATTAATAGAAATTTACTTGATATATTTAATGATATAAATGAACAATTAAAGGAAAAAACTATAATAAAAGATTTTGAAATAATTACCCAAGAAAGAAAAAATATAACAAGTAGAATTAATTTAACAATAAATAATAAGGAGTATTATTTTATAGACTATAGAAGTTCTATAAACATATCTGATGAAGAAATAGGTTTATTGACATTATGGGTTGATATTACTGAAAATGTAAAACAACAAAAGGAATTAGAAAAACTAAATGAAAAAATACTTAATATGATAGACATTATACAAAAATTGGGTGATAGTGATATAGAAATTGAAAAATATTTTGATGAATTACTTAATTTAGCTATTAAACTGTCTGAAAATGCAGAAAGTGGTAGTTTATCTATTGCAGAAGGAGATAGTTGGAAATATATTTCTGCAGTAGGACATGATATAGATATATTAAAAGATTTAAATTTAAAAAAAGAATATATGATTCAAACGGATGAAGATTTGAAGATATTTAAAAGCGATGAATTAGAAAAATATAATATTGAAAAATTTAAAAATGAAATTGATAGAGATAAATTCTTTAAAGCAATAAAACCGGTAAAAGAAGTAATGATAGCTACAGTTTCAATTGATAATGATAAATTATTATCTTTTGCATTGGATATACTAAAGGATAGTGAAAAACAATTTGACGAAAATGATAAGAAAATATTCCAAGCTTTAATAAATATAGCTAAAAATAATTTAAAATTAAAACTGAATATTGACCAAGTAAAAAATGCATATTTGAACTTTGCTAGAAAGTTAGCAGTTATTGCAGAGGCACATGATGATATAACTGGAGAACATATATATAGAGTAGGGGAATTAGCATATTTTATAGCTACTAAATTAAAATTACCAAAAGAAAAACTTGTAGAAATTAAAGAATTTTCTCCTTTGCACGATATAGGAAAAATATTTATTCCATTAGAAATTTTAAATAAAAAATCTAGATTAAGTGATGAAGAATTTGAAATAATGAAAAAACATACATTATATGCTAAAAGATTATTAGGTGAAGATCCATATTTTGATACAGCTTTAAAAATAGCATTATACCATCATGAAAAGTATAATGGTGGAGGATATCCTTTTAACATAAAAGGTGATGAAATACCAATAGAAGCTCAAATAGTTTCTTTGGTAGATGTATATGATGCATTGCGCTCAAAAAGACCATATAAAGATGCATTTTCTCATGAAAAAGTGATAGAAATTATTTTAAATGGCGATGAAAGAACTTCGCCAAAAGACTTTAATCCATTAATATTAAAGATTTTAAAAGAATATTCTATAGAAATAAAAACTATATATGATGCATTTTCTGATTAG
- a CDS encoding HAD family hydrolase: MKDYVAFFDLDRTILDKYSPQLYYKYEIKHGKFSIWEYYRMGLFTVFYKLGFEIKDMEKMTREMALRYKGQKVDDAFGFAKKWFEEDGKYHIRESIKKEIEYHRNNNAYLVIISASPDSIVNPVAEYLKFDDALCTRTIIKDGIITGELDVYMYEENKVIEAKKLCQSKNFNLKDAYFYSDSISDLPLLESVGNPICVSPDFRLKRIAKKRNWRIIER; encoded by the coding sequence ATGAAAGATTATGTAGCTTTTTTTGATTTAGATAGAACTATTTTAGATAAATATAGCCCTCAATTGTATTATAAATATGAGATAAAACATGGTAAATTTTCTATTTGGGAATATTATAGAATGGGATTATTTACTGTGTTTTATAAACTTGGTTTTGAAATAAAGGATATGGAAAAGATGACAAGAGAAATGGCTTTAAGATATAAAGGGCAAAAGGTAGATGATGCTTTTGGGTTTGCAAAAAAATGGTTTGAAGAAGATGGGAAATATCATATAAGGGAAAGTATAAAAAAAGAAATTGAATATCATAGAAATAATAATGCATATCTTGTTATAATTTCTGCTTCGCCAGATTCAATAGTAAATCCAGTAGCTGAATATTTAAAATTTGATGATGCTTTATGCACTAGAACTATAATAAAAGATGGAATAATAACAGGAGAGTTAGATGTATATATGTATGAAGAAAATAAAGTTATTGAAGCTAAGAAATTATGTCAATCAAAGAATTTCAATTTAAAAGATGCATATTTTTATAGCGATTCAATATCAGATTTACCTCTTTTAGAATCAGTAGGAAATCCTATCTGTGTTTCTCCGGACTTTAGACTAAAAAGAATTGCGAAAAAAAGAAATTGGAGGATTATAGAAAGATAG
- the pepT gene encoding peptidase T: MKKVQDRFIEYTKFYTTSNEESNTCPSTPEQLILAKHLKEELENIGMKDVELDENGYVYATLPSNIDKDVPTIGFIAHMDTAPALTGKNVKAKIVKYEGGDIVLNESIVLSPKEFPKLNNYIGQEIIVTDGNTLLGADDKAGVAEIITAMEYLIEHPEIKHGTIKVGFTPDEEIGRGADRFNVEKFNADFAYTVDGGEIGELEAENFNAATATYTIHGKSIHPGTAKDKMINAALIAAELAMMFPEAQTPQHTEKYEGFFHVVHISGDCDSAKLTLIVRDHDKTLFENKKWLCEKNAELLNRKYGEGTIELDLKDSYYNMKEKIDPEIVEIAKKAMENVGVKPIIKPIRGGTDGARLSYMGLPCPNIFTGGHNFHGRYEYIPIPSMEKAVETILEIIKIVAEK; encoded by the coding sequence ATGAAAAAAGTACAAGATAGATTTATTGAATATACTAAATTTTATACTACATCAAATGAAGAATCTAATACATGCCCATCTACACCGGAACAATTAATACTTGCAAAACATTTAAAAGAAGAATTAGAAAATATTGGTATGAAAGATGTTGAATTAGATGAAAATGGTTATGTCTATGCTACTCTTCCTTCGAATATCGACAAAGATGTTCCAACTATTGGTTTTATTGCACATATGGATACAGCTCCAGCTTTAACTGGTAAAAATGTTAAAGCAAAAATTGTAAAATATGAAGGTGGAGATATTGTATTAAATGAATCCATTGTATTATCTCCAAAAGAATTCCCAAAGTTAAACAATTATATTGGCCAAGAAATTATTGTTACAGACGGAAACACATTATTAGGTGCTGATGATAAGGCTGGTGTAGCAGAGATAATAACTGCCATGGAATACTTAATTGAACACCCTGAAATAAAACACGGAACTATTAAAGTTGGATTTACCCCTGATGAAGAAATAGGTAGAGGTGCTGATAGATTTAATGTAGAAAAATTTAATGCAGATTTTGCTTATACAGTTGACGGTGGTGAAATTGGGGAATTAGAAGCAGAAAACTTTAATGCAGCAACTGCTACATATACTATTCATGGAAAAAGCATTCATCCAGGAACTGCTAAAGATAAGATGATTAATGCTGCTTTAATTGCAGCTGAATTAGCAATGATGTTTCCTGAAGCTCAAACTCCACAACACACAGAAAAATATGAAGGATTCTTCCATGTAGTTCATATTTCTGGAGATTGTGATAGCGCTAAATTAACATTGATTGTAAGAGATCATGATAAGACATTATTTGAAAATAAAAAATGGCTATGCGAAAAAAATGCAGAATTATTAAATCGAAAATATGGTGAGGGCACAATTGAATTAGATTTAAAAGATAGCTATTATAATATGAAAGAAAAAATAGATCCGGAAATTGTTGAAATAGCCAAAAAAGCTATGGAAAATGTAGGAGTAAAACCTATAATAAAACCTATAAGAGGGGGAACAGACGGAGCAAGATTATCATATATGGGCCTACCATGTCCAAATATTTTTACAGGTGGTCACAACTTCCATGGAAGATATGAATATATTCCAATTCCTTCAATGGAAAAAGCAGTTGAAACAATATTAGAAATAATAAAAATTGTTGCTGAAAAATAA
- the trxB gene encoding thioredoxin-disulfide reductase → MFFDLGSSKSKSNLKEYYDMVIIGGGPAGVAAGIYAVQGGIKPLIIEKDLDGGQVNLTEYVENYPGFTSITGEELAEKFGEHAKEFGVEFHYGEVINVDFSKEEKIISLDDGNVVKAKVVVIATGATPRKLGVPGEKEFAGRGVSYCATCDGHFFKNQKVAVIGGGNTAVEEALYLSKIAKEVYIIHRRDALRADKIYQEKAFNTENINFIWNTVVKEIKGDKKVNKLVLENRETEEVTDFEVDGVFVFVGVLPVTQLFKDKIELDEFGYIITDKHMETNVKGVFAAGDVVQKDLRQIITAAADGAIAASFAVREYFN, encoded by the coding sequence ATGTTTTTTGATTTGGGTTCCTCTAAAAGTAAAAGCAATTTAAAGGAATACTATGATATGGTTATTATTGGTGGAGGACCTGCAGGTGTAGCAGCAGGGATATATGCTGTTCAAGGTGGTATAAAACCATTAATTATAGAAAAAGATTTAGACGGAGGACAAGTAAATTTAACAGAATATGTTGAAAATTATCCTGGATTCACATCTATAACCGGTGAAGAATTAGCAGAAAAATTTGGTGAACATGCAAAAGAATTTGGAGTTGAATTTCACTACGGTGAAGTTATAAACGTAGATTTTTCTAAAGAAGAAAAAATTATATCTTTAGATGATGGAAATGTTGTTAAAGCAAAAGTAGTTGTTATAGCTACAGGTGCTACTCCAAGAAAATTAGGTGTTCCTGGTGAAAAAGAATTTGCTGGTAGAGGTGTTTCATACTGTGCAACATGTGATGGACACTTCTTTAAAAATCAAAAAGTTGCCGTTATAGGTGGAGGTAATACAGCAGTTGAAGAAGCATTATATCTTTCAAAAATAGCAAAAGAAGTATATATTATTCACAGAAGAGATGCTCTTAGAGCTGATAAAATATATCAAGAAAAAGCATTTAATACAGAAAATATTAATTTTATATGGAATACAGTAGTTAAAGAAATTAAAGGCGATAAAAAGGTAAATAAATTAGTTTTAGAAAATCGTGAAACAGAAGAAGTTACAGATTTTGAAGTTGATGGTGTATTTGTATTTGTAGGAGTATTACCAGTAACTCAATTATTCAAGGATAAAATAGAATTAGATGAATTTGGATACATTATCACAGACAAACATATGGAAACAAATGTTAAAGGTGTATTTGCAGCAGGAGATGTAGTTCAAAAGGATTTAAGACAAATCATTACAGCTGCAGCAGATGGAGCTATCGCAGCATCCTTTGCAGTAAGAGAATATTTTAATTAA